One Caretta caretta isolate rCarCar2 chromosome 6, rCarCar1.hap1, whole genome shotgun sequence genomic region harbors:
- the LOC142072396 gene encoding olfactory receptor 5AR1-like, with the protein MEEGNHSEVTEFILSGLTDRPELQVPLFVVFLLIYGITLVGNGGMILLITIDPRLHTPMYFFLRNLSFCDLCVSLIISPKMLLDFLAERKNISFTACTVQMHLSIVFGDVECLLLAVMAYDRYVAICNPLLYTVTMSRYLCKQLVVGVYAVGVVDSMIYMCCTFQLSFCSSNIINHFFCDVLPLLALSCSDTRINEIVTFAFMSCITGSSFVTVLLSYVYIISTILQVRSPKGRHKAFSTCSFHLTSVVLFFGILLFMYLRPTSSYSMDKDKVTAVFYTLVIPMLNPLIYSLRNTEVKDALRKAVNKLLTNSLSCLTLY; encoded by the coding sequence atggaagagggaaATCACTCGGAGGTGACTGAGTTCATTCTCTCAGGACTGACAGATCGTCCGGAGCTGCAGGTCCCCCTCTTTGTGGTATTCCTACTGATTTATGGTATCACCCTGGTTGGGAATGGGGGGATGATCTTGTTAATCACAATTGATCCCCgactccacacccccatgtactttttcctcaggaatttgtctttctgtgacctctgcgtTTCCTTGATAATTTCCCCTAAGATGCTTCTGGATTTCTTAGCTGAGAGGAAAAACATTTCTTTCACTGCCTGCACTGTGCAAATGCATCTCTCTATCGTTTTTGGAGATGTTGAGtgcctcttgctggctgtgatggcgtatgaccgttatgtggccatctgtaacccactgctcTATACAGTTACCATGTCCAGGTACCTTTGTAAACAGCTAGTGGTTGGTGTGTACGCTGTGGGAGTGGTGGATTCAATGATATACATGTGTTGTACatttcagctgtcattctgcagctccaacatcatcaatcatttcttctgtgatgtCCTCCCACTGTTGGCGCTCTCCTGTTCCGACACCCGCATCAATGAGATTGTGACGTTTGCTTTTATGAGCTGCATTACAGGGAGCAGCTTTGTGACTGTCCTCCTCTCCTATGTCTATatcatctccaccatcctgcagGTCCGCTCTCCCAAGGGCCGgcacaaagccttctccacctgctctttCCACTTAACCTCTGTGGTCCTGTTTTTTGGCATCCTCCTCTTCATGTATTTACGTCCCACCTCCAGCTATTCCATGGACAAAGATAAAGTGACCGCAGTGTTTTACACGCTGgtgatccccatgttgaaccccctcatctacagcctgaggaacacggAGGTGAAGGATGCCCTGAGGAAAGCAGTGAATAAACTCCTAACCAATTCTTTAAGCTGTTTAACTCTGTATTGA